A portion of the Sphaerodactylus townsendi isolate TG3544 unplaced genomic scaffold, MPM_Stown_v2.3 scaffold_20, whole genome shotgun sequence genome contains these proteins:
- the GRSF1 gene encoding G-rich sequence factor 1 has product MAGTRWVLGALLRGCGCSCSSCRQTGAACLPLRPAAAAAASFTAATDALGPSGGRRHRLLAFLGAATQSRGFASSAGPVPGFGALRGSLLAPGLAGRCYSREPTTPFSDDYPPLSEYEAPPSKPSEEDDVYLIRAQGLPYSCTEEDVLNFFAGSKIRNGVHGIHFLLNRDGKRRGDALVELESEQDVQKALEKHRRYLGQRYVEVFEIHNEDVEAIMKSLQSSSASVTNDGVVRLRGLPYSCIEADISEFFSGLTIVDITFVMDQRGRRKTGEAFVQFATPEMANQALLKHKEEIGNRYIEIFPSQRSEVRTHNGFYRGRKMMGYSGMKQDPESVFEESELCEALRPATAFESDTENDVFKQAFEKPREVSESGNFSSVHFVHMRGLPFHATAQDIINFFAPLKPVRVTMEYNSTGKPTGEADVHFETHEDAVAAMAKNRSHVQHRYIELFLNSSSSRNNGCQ; this is encoded by the exons ATGGCCGGGACGCGCTGGGTGCTGGGCGCGCTGCTCCGGGGTTgtggctgcagctgcagcagttgCCGCCAGACCGGCGCGGCCTGCCTCCCTCtgcgccccgccgccgccgccgccgcctccttcaCCGCCGCTACCGACGCCCTCGGCCCCTCAGGCGGCCGCCGCCACCGCCTCCTGGCTTTCCTCGGGGCAGCCACGCAGAGCCGCGGCTTCGCCAGCTCCGCCGGGCCCGTGCCTGGCTTCGGCGCCCTGCGGGGCTCGCTGCTTGCGCCGGGCCTCGCGGGGAGATGCTACAGCCGG GAGCCCACTACCCCATTTTCGGACGACTATCCTCCCCTCTCTGAGTATGAGGCGCCTCCATCCAAGCCAAGCGAAGAGGACGATGTGTATCTCATTCGAGCCCAGGGTCTGCCTTATTCCTGTACTGAGGAAGATGTTCTCAACTTTTTTGCAG GCAGCAAGATTCGAAACGGTGTGCATGGCATACACTTCCTCTTAAATCGTGATGGGAAGCGCAGGGGAGATGCTCTGGTTGAATTGGAGTCAGAACAAGATGTGCAGAAGGCTTTGGAGAAGCATCGAAGGTATCTTGGCCAGCGCTACGTGGAAG TTTTTGAAATTCACAACGAGGATGTCGAAGCCATCATGAAGAGCTTGCAGTCCAGTTCGGCTTCCGTGACCAACGATGGGGTCGTACGACTGAGAGGCCTCCCGTATAGCTGCATTGAAGCAGACATTTCGGAGTTCTTCTCAG GCTTGACTATTGTGGACATAACATTTGTCATGGAccagagaggaaggagaaaaacagGAGAGGCTTTTGTCCAGTTTGCTACACCTGAAATGGCTAATCAGGCTTTGCTGAAGCATAAGGAAGAGATTGGGAACCG GTATATAGAAATATTCCCAAGCCAGAGGAGCGAGGTCCGTACACACAATGGTTTTTACCGGGGTAGGAAAATGATGGGTTATTCGGGTATGAAGCAAGACCCCGAATCAGTTTTTGAGGAGAGTGAATTGTGTGAGGCCCTGAGACCTGCCACAGCTTTTGAAAGCGACACAGAAAATG atgtttttaaGCAAGCATTTGAAAAGCCTCGGGAGGTGTCAGAATCTGGGAACTTCTCCTCGGTTCACTTTGTTCACATGAGGGGTCTACCTTTCCATGCAACCGCCCAAGATATTATAAAT TTTTTTGCTCCCCTGAAGCCTGTGAGGGTCACGATGGAATACAATTCAACTGGGAAACCAACTGGAGAAGCTGATGTGCACTTTGAGACACACGAAGATGCAGTCGCTGCCATGGCCAAGAACAGGTCACACGTGC